GCTCTCGTCTATTCACCCGGACCGTTCACCTCTTTCCCCGGCTCTTTTTTGCGAGCCTCCACGCGAACCACTAACGCAGGCTGAACGATCTTCAGGAATTGTGTTGCCGTTATCAGGATGATCGGGCCTAAGAACAGCCCGACAAAACCAAAGACTGCTATACCAAAGATATATGCTAAAAGCAGAGTACCGCTGTGTAAGCTCTTTCGGCTTATGAACGGCCTCAGAATGGTATCTGGTATGAAGTCCACCACAACACTCACCACAAGAATGAATAACAGAAGGAACCACCAGTGCGTGAAGAGGATTCCATTGATATATGCTTGCATTACCAGATATCCCGCCAGAGGAATGTAGACCAATTTCATACCGATAAGCGGAATGAAGGTACAAATGCTACAGAGTATCGCCAGCAATATCGGGTAGGGAATCATCAACCGAGGCGGTGCAACGAGATTTAATAGGGTGAACGCTACTGCACCGATCAAAGCGGTTACGATAGCTGTCAGAATATTGCCAAAAAATACCGTGTGAAGTCCCGAATCGAGCTCGTCAAAGAACTTCTGTGTTATTTCTGTATTTCCCCCGAGAAAGGTATCCGTTAGCCACTCTCTTAGTTTAGCTCCATCCTTTAGCAGGTAAAATGCGATGGTGAACGTAAGGAACAGTTTGAAGAAGATGTTGAAAAACGCAGAAATAATGCCCACAAATTGAGTTAGTAGCGTAATAATAAAACCCCACGTATCTCCCTGACTGATCGAAGTCGTAATATCAGCCAGTTCTAAATACGCTGCAATTCCCGCAATATCTTTAAAGATTTCACTGGCATATCCCAGATACGCAGAGTCTTCCTGAGTAAGAATGTTTTTCAATTCGGTATACGCTATATCCGCGGTATAAATACTTATAAGGACTATGGGAAGAACAACGAGGAATAAAGAAATGAACGCGTCCAGATTCTTATGTTTGAATCTATTGTCTAATTCTCGGTAGGCTGGTCTCGCAACATAGTAGATGAATATGCCATAAATGATTACGTCAATAAACGGAAAGAACATATACGCTAACAGTGCAACAGAAATAACACCAAGTATCTGCCAGTTTAATTTATTCTTTGATTCGTGCGGTTGTTGCATCTTCATCGTAAGATTCCGCTCCTCTTGCTTCAATGGTGCTTGCTCCTGCTGAACCAAATCTTCCTCG
The Methanomicrobia archaeon DNA segment above includes these coding regions:
- a CDS encoding AI-2E family transporter encodes the protein MKRVTRKDLKIEEDLVQQEQAPLKQEERNLTMKMQQPHESKNKLNWQILGVISVALLAYMFFPFIDVIIYGIFIYYVARPAYRELDNRFKHKNLDAFISLFLVVLPIVLISIYTADIAYTELKNILTQEDSAYLGYASEIFKDIAGIAAYLELADITTSISQGDTWGFIITLLTQFVGIISAFFNIFFKLFLTFTIAFYLLKDGAKLREWLTDTFLGGNTEITQKFFDELDSGLHTVFFGNILTAIVTALIGAVAFTLLNLVAPPRLMIPYPILLAILCSICTFIPLIGMKLVYIPLAGYLVMQAYINGILFTHWWFLLLFILVVSVVVDFIPDTILRPFISRKSLHSGTLLLAYIFGIAVFGFVGLFLGPIILITATQFLKIVQPALVVRVEARKKEPGKEVNGPGE